The DNA region ATAGGATATTGTAATGTTGGAATTGAATTTATTGAAGCAAAATCTGCAGCAGAAATAGGAATTACTGAAGAGGAAAAAGCTAGCTATGTAGCAGAACTAAAGATAGAAAGAGATTTTTACTATATACGCACAATGGATCTTTATGGTAATATTCCTTATGTAACATCGACTAGTGTTAAAAATCCAGAAACTTTAAAATCTTCTGTTGTTTTTGATTCCATCGAAAATGATATCAAAGCAAATATTGCCAATATGCCACTTCTTTCTTCATCTAATTATGGTAGATTAACGAAGGCTGGTGCATATGCAATGTTAGTAGAGTTATATTTAAATGCAGAAGTATGGAGTGGTACTCCCAGATGGCAAGATTGTATAAATGCTTGTGACTCCATTTTAATTGGAAATGTCGGGGGCGTTACTGGAAGTTCGATAAGCTTAGATTCAAGTGTTACAGAGACGTTTGAAACCACTAATAAAACATCTCAAGAGCAAATATTTTCTATCGCGTATAACTATCAAACAGCAAATTGGAGCCCTGGATGGCCAGATAATTTCTATCATTTTAATCAAAAAATTGTTTATGGAGGAAATAGAAATGGAAATAATGGAATTGTTTTAATACCTGGAGTATTTAGTACCTACGACAATGCAGATAGAAGAAAAAAAGAATGGTTTTGGGTAGGACAATTATATGGCTATGATGCAAAAACAAATACTCCAAATGCTGATTCAACTAAGCCTTTGCTAGGATATCGTGAATATGCTAATCAGCCAATTGCATTCGTGGATGCGATAAAAAGATTTAGTACATTGGGTAAAAATCCTAGTAGTTCTGATTCTTTGGGATTACCATCAAATATGACTACTGGAGAAGAAAATAGTGGTGTAAGATTTAATAAATATAGAATAGGAGCATCTACAGATGTTAACTACAATAGTACTGATTGGATTATTTATCGCCTGACTCAAATTTATTATGCAAAAGCGGAAGCCTTAATGCGCTTACATGGTAATACTCCTACGCAAGAGGCCGTAGATTTAATTAATGCTTGTAGGAAAAGAGATTTCGATGCTTCTGTTTGGAATGATAAAATGTTTACATTGACGAATTTTAATATGGATACTTTGTTAGCAGAAAGAGGTAGAGAATTTATATTTGAAGGATATCGCCGCCAAGATTTAATTCGATTTGGCAAGTTTGCTACAGGATCTTGGTGGGATCATACTCCCACAAATGCAACTAAAGAATTGTTCCCAATTCCAATTGAGCAACTTGGCTTAAATCCAAGCCTAGTTCAAAATCCTGGATACTAGTAAATATTAAAAATGTGAATGATTTTTCATTCACATTTTTAATTAACGATTGACTAACATTGTAAAAACTTAATTTCAACCAATTAAATTAACACATGCACAGAAGAAAATTTTTATACAATATTGGAATGGCTGGAACTGGAGTTATGTTAGGCTCTAATACCGTATTCGCAAAAAGTCCAGATTTTCCCATAGTTAGAGTTGCAAAAGATAAACGAAATTTCACTAGTTCAATTATCGAAGCCGCTATAGCAGAATTTCAAAAAAATGTAAAAAACAAAGAACTTACTTGGCTTTTCGCCAATTGTTTTCCTAATACCTTAGATACGACAGTTTTTTATTCAGAGGAAAAGGGAATTCCTGATACGTATGTAATTACAGGAGATATAGATGCTATGTGGATGCGTGATAGTAGTGCTCAAGTGTGGCCATACATGCAATTTGCAGGTAAGGACCCCAAAATCCATAAGTTAATAGCTGGTGTGATTAATAGGCAAAAACACTACATACTAGAAGATCCTTATGCAAATGCATTTTATAAAAATGATACGCAAATAAGCGAATGGGAATCTGACCTAACAGACATGAAACCCGGGATTCATGAAAGGAAATGGGAAATTGATTCTTTATGTTATCCAATAAGGTTGGCCTATAATTTTTGGAAAATTACTGGAGATACTTCTCCTTTTGATGACAAGTGGGAGAATTCTGTATCTACAATTTATGAAACCTTTATAGATCAACAAAAAAAGACAGGAGATGGTAAATATCATTTTCAAAGAAAAACAGAAAATGCGACAGATACACAACCAATGCATGGCTATGGTTATCCTGTGAATCCAATAGGTTTAATCTCTAGTGCTTTTAGACCTAGTGATGATGCTACCCTATATTCATTTTTAATTCCAAGTAATTTCTTTGCTGTGAAGAGTCTGAAACAAGCTGCAGAGATGTTACGTACAGTTAGAAAAAATGAAGTATTATCTAGTAAATTAATAGTCTTAGCAACGGAGGTACAATCAGCATTAGATAAATATGCCACTATAGTTCATCCTAGATTTGGTAAAATCTATGCATTTGAAATAAATGGTTTTGGTGGTGTTAATCCAATGGACGATGCAAATGTTCCTAGTTTGTTATCCTTACCTTATTTGGATAGTATTGATGCGAATGATCCGATTTATCAAAATACTCGAAAATTTGTATGGTCTGCATCTAATCCATTTTTTTATAAAGGAACAGTTGCAGAAGGTATTGGTGGTCCGCATGTGGCGAAGGATATGATTTGGCCAATGAGCATTATTATCAAAGGATTGACTTCTAATGATCAAGAGGAAATAAAAAGTTGTATTCAAATGCTTATGCGAAGCCATGCGGGTAAAGGATTTATGCATGAATCTTTTAATAAAGATGATGCTTCTAAATTTTCGCGTAGTTGGTTTGCATGGACGAATACTTTGTTTGGTGAATTGCTATGGAAAACTTATAATAATCATTTATCCTTATTAAATACAATATAAATGGGCAAGCAACTTTTATTTATAGTCTTGTTTTTATATTTGTCCTTGTCAGGTAATGGACAAAAGTTGCCAAATTGGTGTATTGGTCCGTTTATCCGACCCTCAAAAGTGAATCCGATTATAGAGCCGGATTCTTCCACATTTTTAGATCCTATGACTAATAGTTTGTTGAAATGGAAAGCTAGTGATGTATTTAATCCTGCCGCGGTATTAAAAGGCGATACTATCTGCGTGTTATATAGATCTGAGGATAAGAGTGCGATGGGAATAGGAAAACGTACGTCTCGCATTGGATTAGCGACCTCTTTAAATGGTATAAACATGTCATTCGAAAAAGAGCCAGTTTTATATCCAGCTGAGGATAATCAAAAAAGGAATGAATGGCCAGGAGGGTGTGAGGATCCTAGAGTCGCAGTTAATGATGATGGAGACTATGTGATGCTCTATACACAATGGAATAGACAGGTGCCAAGATTAGCGGTCGCAATAAGTAAAGATTTAAGGCATTGGCATAAATATGGTCCAGTATTTCAGACCGCTTTCAATGGACGATATAAAGATATGGCTACTAAATCGGCATCCATCGTAACTAAACTGAAAAATGGAAAATTAGTTATTACTAAGGTAAATGGAAAATATCTAATGTATTGGGGCGAAGAACATGTATATATGGCAAGTTCTACTGATCTTATTCATTGGAAACCATTGGAGGATCGTGAAGGGCATTTGGCCGAATTAATTTCTCCGAGAAAAGGTTTTTTCGATAGTAAGCTTACGGAATGTGGTCCTCCTGCTATATTAACCCAAAGAGGAATAGTTCTTATGTATAATGGGAAAAATGATGAAGGCCCTAATGCCGATAATAACTATACTAAAAATGCTTATTGTGCAGGACAAGTTTTATTTGATAAAAAAAATCCTACTAAAGTTTTGGAACGATTAAATACTCCATTTTTAATACCAGAGGCCTCATTTGAAAAAAGCGGTCAATATCCCGCTGGTACTGTTTTTATAGAAGGTTTAGTGTTTAGAAATAATAAATGGTATTTGTATTACGGATGTGCAGATTCAAGAGTGGCTGTAGCGATAACAAAATAGTTATATATATTTAAGACTAAGATGATTTACTTAGTCTTGAATATAAAACCAATGCCATATACATTGTTGATTTGGATACTTGCATCCTTTCCAAAATATTTTCTTAATCTAGAGATAAATACATCTAAACTTCTACCAAGAAAATAATCATTTTTGCCCCAAAGATCCACCAAAATATCTTCCCTTTTTAAAATAATATTTTGATGTGCAAATAAATATTCTAACAATTCTGCTTCTCTTAACGTTAGGGTAATATCTTTTCCTTTCACGTTGAGATGCAGTAAGGTTTTATTAAATTCGGTATCGCCTATTATTATTGCAGCATTATTAATGTTGAGTGCAGGATTATTTTCCATTACGTTTTTCTCAACATGATTATTTCTTTTTAGGATATTTTTAAGTCGAAGAACTAATTCATCGATATCAAATGGCTTCGTAATGTAATCATCCGCACCAATTTTTAAGCCTTTAATTTTATCATTTTTTTCTTTGCGAGCGGTTAAAAATATAAACGGTTTATCACTAATATTATTGATATGCTCTGCTAGTTCAAATCCATCCATTTCTGGTATCGACACATCTATTATGACTAAGTCGATTTCACTTTGATTGTTTGTGAAATATTCAAAAGCACTTTTTCCATTTGTTGACCATTCAACACTAAAGTCATTAATTTCGAGATATTGCTTGATCACACTTCCCAAATCTATTTCATCTTCAACAAAAAGTAATCTGTTCATTCTTAAATTTAATTTAGATAGTTATCACAAAGGTAGAACCTTCTGATGGGATACTTTCAATATTAACATCCCAATTATGCATTAATATACATTGTTTAACATAAAAAAGACCTAAACCTAATCCCCCTGCGCTGGTAAGCTTATTGTTATGTCTGTAAAATTTTTCAAATATACGTTTCTTTGTTTTTTCCGTCATTCCAATTCCATTATCCTGAATAGAGATTTGTATTTTTTTTTCTAATGTATATTCTAACTTGATATTAATTACTTTAAATTCTTGATTGTTATATTTTATTCCGTTGTCAATTATATTTTGTATCATAGTCGTAAACCAAAAAATATCAATAGGTATATTTTTTTCTACTTTTAAATTATTTATAAATTTTATTTCTTGGTATTTTGATAAAATTTTGGTTTTATAGTCTTCTATAATCGTATTTAATATTTCGCCAATATTTTGCTTTTGTTTATGACTATTTGCGGGATTGGATTTAGTCAAGTTTAATACTTGTCCAAATAAATCATTTAGCCTTTTAGTTTGTCTTTCGATAATATCTGTAAGTGTGCGACTTTTTGTAGTTTGAGTCAGAAAGGTTTCGTTCTGTAGCGATTTGTTTGCAATAATAATAGCAGTCAAAGGGGTGTTGAATTCATGAGAAATACTGTTGATGAAATCTTTTTGCATTTCTGCCAGTTTTTTCTGTTTGATCCAATTATTAAATGTAATAAAAAATAATATAATAATAGAAATAATAGAAGAAATTGAAAGTAAAAATGTGGGTAACATTTTTTCTAAAATGACAATTGCTCTGTTGTTATTTTCAATATGTAATGAAAATTCAATTCTGTATGACTTATCTGTTGGACTGCTTATAGTAAGTGCAGTAACCCTATTGTATGTTGTAGGGTTTTGTAAATCTCCTCCAATAATTTCACATTGATGTAGGTTATTGTAGGGGTATATTGTAATGTAACTATTTCTCTGAAATGCAACTTCAAATTTGTTAATAGCCAATGCATATTTGTATCCTTTCGAAAAATGATGTTTTATTTTTATGATAGAATCTAGTATTGATTTTAAATTATTATGTTTCTTCAAATGAGAAAAAATAGAAGTCATCATAGCTTTGGAATCAACCCTGAATTTAGATGGGTTTTTATTATAGTCGACTTCGAGAATGTCGATATTTTTATTAAAAACAGAATCAATAATATTACTTCCTCCTGGATACAGTTTGTCATTTACAATAGCTTTAGAGTAATCATTATTTATCATATCCCTTTCGTCAGAAAAGAAATGTTCTGATTTAATAGTGTAAGTATTGTATATTAAAAAAAATTGAACTGTAGACAAAATTACTATACTAAATACTGCAATAGTTATATATTTTAAGGATATCGCTTTCATATTTAAAAGTAAAAATACTTTTAAATATGAAAAATATTTTATTGTTTAAATTCCATTAACAAAGCATTCGTTATTTGTTATTAACTTTTTTTTATCAATTATTATAGTTTTACTTTAGAAAATATGACTGGTCTATCTTCCCTTATTTTATAACCTTATTAATGAGAATTATGACTTTGAAAAAACTGCGATTAGCTGTTTGTTTTGTTTTTTCAATCTTGTGTACATTTTTTATATTTTGTTTTTCGACTAAAGCTAATGCACAAGAAAAAATTACAATAACAGGGACTGTTCGTGATAACTTAAATGCTATTGTTAATGGAGCTTCTATTACTAATCTGAACTCTCATAAAGTTGTTTTAACAAGTAGTTCGGGTACATTTTCTATTGATGCCCACAGAGGAGATTCATTAAAAGCTTCCTATATTGGGTATCAAGATATCGTCTGGAAGTTTACAGATCTAATAAACTATGATTTAGTTTTAAATGCATCTTCAGGTAGTCTGAATGATGTAGTTGTTACTGGTTTTGGGCAAAAGGAGAGAAAGTCTAGTCTAGTTGGATCGATTGCAACTGTAAATGCTCAAGATTTACAACATCCTGTTGCTAATTTAAGTACGATGTTAGCTGGTCGTATAGCTGGTGTAGTAGGGGTTCAACGATCTGGTCTTCCTGGTAGTAATTCTGCGGATATATGGATTCGAGGTATTCAAAGTTTTGGTAGTAACCCAACAGGACCATTGATTATAGTCGACGGGGTTCAAGGCAGAAATATAAACGATTATGATCCTGAAGATATTCAATCTTTTTCTGTATTAAAAGATGCTGCGGCTACGGCCTTGTATGGTTCTTTAGGAGCCAATGGAGTTATTTTAATTACTACCAAAAGAGGAAGCGAAGCGAAAAGTCAAATTATGGGTCAATTTCTTCAAGGAATTACAACCTTTACTAAACTTCCAAAAATGGCTGATGCTGGGACGTTCATGAATCTAAAAAATGAAGCGGAGGAAGCTTCTGGATATGCGCCTAGTTATACTCAAGATTATATAGATAGCACTTTGGATCCTAATGCAAACCATTACGTTTATCCTAATGTAGACTGGTTTAAACAAGTATTCAAGAGTAGTTCTATGAATCGAAAAGCTACAGTAAGTGCAACAGGTGGCTCAGATAATACTCAATACTATGTTTCCCTTAACTACTATGATGAGACTTCTATGATAAAACAAGATCCTTCTCAGTCTCAGTATAATGCAGGTACAAGATTTTCTAGATATAATTTTACTTCAAATGTAGACATGAGATGGACGAAGACTACAAAGTTTTCTTTGTCTATTCAAGGATATATAACTTCTTTTAATCAACCAGGCACTGGCGCTGGTGGTAGTAATTACACACTAGGTTCTAGTTCTGGAGCCCAAGCAGCATTTTCAGATGCAATGAATGCAAGCCCTGTTAGAGTTCCTGCTTTTTATCCTGGAAATTTAGTTGCTGGAGTAGCCGAAGGGTCGACCCCTTCTCCAAATCCGTGGGCTTCTGTAACCCAGACTGGTTATGATAATATTTATACATCTCAATTAAATAGTACTCTATCATTACAACAAGATTTTGGGTTTTGGGTTAAAGGATTGTCGGCAAATGCTCAGTATTCCTTTGATAATGAGAGTCAGAACGAAAATTATAGAACAAGACAGAGAAGTATTTGGTATTTAAATCAGGCACAGCCGTATAATGCCGATGGTACACTCAATTTACAAGAAGTAATTGCTGGTTCAGATAATTTAAACTTTGGAAGACTGAGTGCCGGTAATCGTCAGAATACATTACAAGGGCAGATCAACTATAGTAGAAGTTTTGGAGAGCATCACGTAACTGGAATGTTGGTTTATAATCAATTAAGTTCGGTAGATCCATATCAGTCTAGTTATACTGCGTATATACCACACCATCAACAAAACTATGCGGCAAAATTGGGTTATTCTTATAAAAATACTTATTTGTTCGAGTTTAACCTTGGTTACAATGGTTCTGAAGATTATGCACCTAACAAAAGATTTGGATGGTTTCCAGCTCCGGGTGTAAGTTGGATAGTATCAAATGAAGACTTTTTTAAACCATTAAGCAAAGTATTTCAATATTTCAAAGTTAGATATACAGATGGCCTTTCTGGAGCACCTGGTACTGGTTTGAGATTTGGATATTTAACTTTTGTAACTACAGGAGCTAATGGCGCTTCATTTGGTACCGCGTCTTCATTAGTTAATTATAGTGGTGTTAATATATCTCAATATGGTGCAAATGTTCAATGGGCAGTTTCACATACTCGAGATTTAGGTGTTGATTTTCATACTGCGAATGATCATTTACAATTCGTGTTAGACTATTTTCACTCACATAGAACTAAAGTTTTTCTTTCTAGAGCCGATTTTCCTGATTATGCAGGACTACAATATCAACCAGTTGGTAATTTAGGGGTAGTTGATGCTTCTGGATTTGAAGGTCAAGTAACCTTGACTCCTATAAAAATTGGTAAAAATATGACTTTAGGGTTTAATGGTACATTTACTTATAATACCAATAAACTTGTTGATGATGATGAACCTTCTTATGCAGATCCATATCAGGATCGAAAAGGGCATAATATAAATGCACAATATGGTTATATCGCTGATGGGTTATTTAAAAATCAAGCACAAATCGATAATAGTGCTGATCAGAGTGCATTAGGTGGTAACCCAAGACCTGGAGATATAAAATATAAAGATTTGAATGGAGATGGAGTCATTAATCAATATGACCAAACAAAAATAAGCAATGGAGATGTTCCTAAATGGATTGCTGGCGCAGGATTTAATTTTACATATGGTGATTTTTATATAAGTGCATTCTTTCAAGCTAATATAGGTTCTTATAGAACTTTAAGTGGTATTGCTCAATCTCCTTTTGCTATGAGTGATGATGGGAATGTATTTGCTAATGCAACTGATAGATGGACTCCGGAAAATCCGATAGAAAATCCATTTTATCCAAGATTAGGTTATGGATCTAATGCAAATGCTAATAATGATGTAGCTAGTACATGGTGGGTAAAAAATATCAGTTTTGTACGTTTCAAAACTTTAGATATTGGCTATAACTTTAAAAACAGATCATGGATGAAAAGTATGGGAATGCGCAACTTACAAGTATATTTTGATGGGATTAATTTGATGTATTGGAGCCCTTTTAAACTATGGGATCCAGAGTTGAATACTGGTAATGGTAATGTTTATCCTAATACAAGAAACTTATCTATCGGAGTAAGAGCTAATTTCTAATTCAATTTTTAACTATTATATACTTAAGATGAAAAAAAGACTCAATTATATTGTTTTAATGATCTTGATGCTATTTACGTTTGGGTCATGTAAAAAGTATCTAAATACGGTACCTACTGGACTGTTAGTAGAGGATAGTATATTTACTTCATTAACAAATACAAATGCCTATTTGGCACAAGTGTATGCAAATTTGCCTGATGAATTTTATCAAAGATTTGCACCTAATAGTAATGCTGGACCATGGATGGGGGCATCAGATGAAGCGAATAACTATTCACAACTATTTATCATGTCTAATCAATTAAATCAAAGTAGCTGGGATGCGACTGTTGGTGGTACTTATTGGAGTAATTTTTATAAACCTATTAGAACGGCTACCGATTTTATCGCTAAAATTGATGGGGCAAATTCTGTCGAAGTATCCGATTTTTTAAAAGCTCATTTTAAGGGTGAAGCGAGAGCACTAAGAGCAATTTATTATTTTTGGATGTTAAGATTGTATGGTCCAATACCAATTTTGTCAAGTGAAATAGATGCAAATGCTACAGGAGACGCAATTTACTTTGCAAGAACACCATTTGACTCATGTGTAAGTTACATATCTAATCAATTGGATACTGCTTATAATGAAATTGAGTCCGTTTCTAATACAAGTCATCCTGCAGATCAGCCAATTAGTATTGGTAGTACAATTGAATATGGTCGTATTACATCTGGAGTATGTAAGGCTTATAAGGAACAAGTATTGATGTTAGCGGCTAGTCCTTTGTTTAATGGGAATTCTGATTATGCATCTTTAAGAAATACAGATGGTACGCAACTTATACCACAGACGTATGATGCAAATAAATGGAAAACTGCCGCAGCCGCAGCCAAAGCTTTTATTGATGAATTTGATCCTGTAACTTATAGTTTATACACTTCTACTGGCTCTGATAGCTTTACAAATGCATATAACGCTTGTAAAAATGTCGTAACTACTGAATGGAATAGTGAATGGATATGGGGGAGAGCAAATAGCAGTTTTGGTACTTTAGCTTATGATATTACGCCAAAATTGGTTGGATATAACTCTAGTGTTCAAAAAGGAGGCGGATTCTTAGCAGTAAATCAATCCATGGTGGATGCCTACTTTATGAAAAATGGTCGTACTATTGACGATCCTCAGTCTGGATATCAGACGTCCGGAACATCTATGTTTAAATCGCCATATGATGTTCAAACTAGAAGCACATTTAACCAATGGGTGGGGCGGGAACCCAGATTTTACGTGGGAGTTACTTATAACAATAGTTATTGGATGGATCAAGGGAGTAGTTCTGATGAAGTAATTGTTAATTATGAATTACATGGTAATTCGGGTCGTTCACAAAGTACAACGGATGTCTCTTCTACAGGTTATAATGTTAGAAAACATTTGACAGTTTCGCATAATAGTAGATCATGGTGCTATATTCGTTTGGCAGAAATTTATTTAGATTATGTGGAAGCCTTAAATGAGTCTGATCCAGGGAATACCGATATCTTAAAGTATTTGAATTTAATTAGAATTAGAGCGGGAATTCCTGCTTATGGGACAGGTAGCCTTTCTGCGCCGGGGTCTCAAACTGCCATGAGAACTGCAATATGGCACGAAAGGCAAATTGAATTAGCTTTTGAAGATGTTAGATATTTTGATATAAGACGCTGGAAAATCGCTGCACAGACTATGGGACAAGATGTATATGGTATGAATGTGTATGCTGACGGTGATGCATTCTATACTAAAACACTTGCTGAAAGAAGACGCTTTTTGTCAAGAGATTATTTATGGCCAATACCGAATAGTGAAATTTTAAAGGATAAACTATTGATTCAAAACCCAGGTTGGTAATTTCAAGTAAAAAATAATTATTAAAATGACTACACTTTATATGTATTTAAAAAAGGGTTTAACTATATTTTTGATTTTAGGAGTATTGATATGTGTTTTTATAGCAAGTTGTGTGAAAGACAATAAATTATATTCTCCAGAAGAAGGAAATATCTATATGCCACAAGCATATGCAGATAAAGCAAATTTGTCTTTGTTCGTTTTAGATACTCCTCAAGTGATTACTTTAGGAGCAGCATATTCCGGATTTAATTCAGCATCTACCAATATTCAAGCCGACTTCGAAGTTGATACTTCATTAATTGCTGCATATAATACGGAATATGAATATCTAGGATATCATTATTATGCAATCCCAGATTCGGCATATGATCTGTCCGCACTTACTACAACTTTAAAAGCAGGAACTACAACGTCAGATCCTATTTCACTTTCAATAACCACTAGTAAATTACTTTTGGGTAGACATTATTTATTACCTATACGGTTAAAGAGTGTTTCTTTAGGGAAATTGGATACAAGTTTGTCGATCGCCTATTTTAAGATTGATACGTTAAGTATTCGATCAAAAGATATTACCTCTAGTGCAACATTTTCATTTAATTATGATGATGCCCCTTCTTATGGTGATGCTGGTGAATCAGCAAGCCATTTAGTAGATAGTAACTATACAACTAAATACTTATTATTTACTTATCATCCAGATATGTATGTACAGTTACGTTATTCACAGCCGACAGTAATAAATGCTTACACATTAACCTCTGGAGGTGATGCACCAGAAAGAGATCCACGTGATTGGACTTTTGAAGGCTCAAACGACGGGACAAGTTGGACTGTGCTTGATACAAGGACTTATCAATCATTTGCTAATAGAACTGAAACAATTCAATTCAATACATCTAATACCACTGCTTATTCGATATATAGATTGAATATAACGAGTAATAATAATGGAGGTTCTGGACTTTTTCAATGTGCAGAATGGAGACTTTTACAATTCTATTAATAGAGTGAAGTATTGTGTTTAAAATTTATTTTATGAAAATTACTATAATAAACATAGTTATAGTTTTACTTTTTAGTGCTTCTTGCTCTAAAAAAGATACAACTATCACAACAAGTACTACAACCCCAGTAAAAACAGATAGCTCTACGGTACAAACTGTTAATTATGCAGATAGCTCTTATAGTGATTTGATGCCATATTCAAGTGGAAGTACATATTCTTCTAAAACTCCTATGGGTATTCATTTTGAGGGATTACATCAAACTACAGCTGCGGATACTATATGGTTAAATGATCCAGCAAAAGAACCATCTATTCCGGCATCTACTTCTGGTTTGCATTGGGCTACAATAGCAGTCAATTTATTTTCTTATAAAGATCCAGATCCTGTGGAAGTGAATCAACATGCTATTGGTGATTGTGATGGCTTAGCTGCGATGGCTTGTATGGCTTATGAAGCGCCAGATTTTATCAAGCAATTAATTATTGATAATGGCAATGGAACGTATACAGTCTCTATGTTTGATCCTAGTGGTAAAGCTATAAAAGTAAGTGTGTCATCTATGTTTTTGGCTGGGGCCAACGGAGAAATTGAAGCCTGTTCTGGTCAAGGAAGTAATACTGCTACTTGGGCAACTGTGTTAGAAAAAGCAATCATGAAATATAATGATATATATAAATTTATTTCGGATATAGGAGGTATCGGAAGTGAATATGCTACGCCTTTATTTACTGGTATTGGTAATAGTTTTGCTTTTTCTCCTGGCTCCCTAACTCCTACGCATTTGCAAAAAGTAGTTAAAATCGCTTTGGCTAAGGGGCAGTTTGTAACAGGAGGTTTTACTAAAGAAAACGTGTTGATTGGCGCCGACTACACTGTTACAGGACATGCTTATACTGTATTAATTTCAACTGATTCAGCTTCATTGTTTTCCATGAGAAATCCATGGGGTTTTAGTCCTTCCCCAACTGGTTATATTCAAGATAATGGTGTTTTGAATATTCCAAATGTTGGAAGTAAAAGTTCATTGATAGATGTGAGAATTATTGACCCTGGACTGGCAGGTTCAAAAGGAACAACAAAAGCTTATCAGAAGCCTAAAATTTAATAGGCTTTAACCCTATATTAAAGCCTATTAACATTCTATTCAAATTTCATTTCGTTAACTTTCAATTTCAAAATTTAACGAAATGAAATTTCTTTTTTCTATTGCTTTGCTTTTTTTAGTTTCTTTCGGATATAGCCAGGTTTCCAAAGCTCCTGCTTATCCTTTGATTAATCATTCCACTTATTTTAGTATTTGGTCTATGACTGACTCGCTCAATCAGAATACGACTAAACATTGGACTGGCGTAAATCAACCTTTCGTTGGTTACTTGAATGTGGATGGTACACAATATCGTTTTTTAGGGAAGTCCGCAGTTCGGTATAAAACAATTCTTCCAGTAGCCAATGATAATAAAATTCCAGTGAGTTATACAGAATCTCTTCCGAAAGGGGATTGGACAAGAGGATATGTTGATGGTTGGAATAATGGAAACCTTCCTTTTTCTGACAATTTGGATAACAAAAATGCTTCTAGTTGGAAGTCTAAAGATTTATGGGTTGTCAGAAAATTTGAATTAAATAAATTACCAAGTGCTGA from Rhizosphaericola mali includes:
- a CDS encoding BT_3987 domain-containing protein, with product MTTLYMYLKKGLTIFLILGVLICVFIASCVKDNKLYSPEEGNIYMPQAYADKANLSLFVLDTPQVITLGAAYSGFNSASTNIQADFEVDTSLIAAYNTEYEYLGYHYYAIPDSAYDLSALTTTLKAGTTTSDPISLSITTSKLLLGRHYLLPIRLKSVSLGKLDTSLSIAYFKIDTLSIRSKDITSSATFSFNYDDAPSYGDAGESASHLVDSNYTTKYLLFTYHPDMYVQLRYSQPTVINAYTLTSGGDAPERDPRDWTFEGSNDGTSWTVLDTRTYQSFANRTETIQFNTSNTTAYSIYRLNITSNNNGGSGLFQCAEWRLLQFY
- a CDS encoding C2 family cysteine protease, whose product is MKITIINIVIVLLFSASCSKKDTTITTSTTTPVKTDSSTVQTVNYADSSYSDLMPYSSGSTYSSKTPMGIHFEGLHQTTAADTIWLNDPAKEPSIPASTSGLHWATIAVNLFSYKDPDPVEVNQHAIGDCDGLAAMACMAYEAPDFIKQLIIDNGNGTYTVSMFDPSGKAIKVSVSSMFLAGANGEIEACSGQGSNTATWATVLEKAIMKYNDIYKFISDIGGIGSEYATPLFTGIGNSFAFSPGSLTPTHLQKVVKIALAKGQFVTGGFTKENVLIGADYTVTGHAYTVLISTDSASLFSMRNPWGFSPSPTGYIQDNGVLNIPNVGSKSSLIDVRIIDPGLAGSKGTTKAYQKPKI